Genomic window (Ureibacillus composti):
AAGACATTTAAGGAAGCAGCGGAAGTCCTTGGCGCCTCCAGTTCTACACTCATTCGTCGTTTTAAAAAGCTTGTAAAAGAGCAGTTAAATGAAGGAGTACATTTACCAAAATGTATTGCGATTGATGAATATAAAGGCGATACAGATGCAGGAACTTATCAACTAATCATTGCCAACGCTGAAACACATGAACCCATTGATATTCTACCGAATCGAAGAAAAGAGACAATTAAGGATTATCTAATGAAGTATGGAGCAGATGTAGAAGTTGTCGTAATGGACATGAATCCGAGTTTTAAAGCAGCTGTTAGAAAAGCATTAAATCGCCCCATCATTATTGCAGATCGATTCCATTATTGTCGCTACATTTATTGGGCCCTAGATGAGGTACGCCGTAAAGTGCAGAAGGATTGGCATCCATATGATCGAAAAAAGTGCAAAAAAATGCGCCATGTTTTATATAAACGTTTTGACAAGTTAACGGAAAAGAATAAATGGTATTTAAATCGCTATACAAGGATGTCTAAGGAATTAAAAGAAGCATATGAACTGAAAGAAGCCTATTGTGAATGGTTTGATTGGGCAAAAACGGCTAATAATATAGCAGAAGTAAAAAATAGATTAGAAGCTTATTACCGTAAGGTAGAAGAAGCAAATATCCCAGCATTTTTAAAAGCGATTCAAACTTTTAAGAATTGGCAAGTAGAGATCTTGAATAGTTTTAGTTTTGGTTATTCAAATGGATTTTTAGAGGGAATTAATAATAAATCGAAGGTAATGAAGCGTAATGCTTATGGTTTCAGAAGTTTTAAGCATTTTAAAGCGAAGATTTTATTGAATGATTTATATAAAGAAATCGGTGTTCATTTAGGTTAATTAGGGTGACGTGCAAAACACATCACCCCAACATTTGACTAAGAACCTTTATTTATAGTCGTCATTACATACATAGTAGAAAATATACTTACGTTTATAAATGCTTTGTGGTTACTAAATATTAGATAGGAAAGCGGTGAGAAAAGAAATGGAGAAATATTTCGATATAGAGTATATATGGAGTTCTCTTCCACAACTATTACCATTCTTGAAGGTAACCTTCCTTGTAGTAGGTCTTTCAGTTTTTTTTGGTACTTTAATTGGTCTAGTATTGGCATTTGCAAAAATGAGTAATAGTAAACTTTTACGGGTTTTTGCAAATGGTTATACAACTGTAATGCGTTGTACGCCTTCCATAGTTTTATTATTCCTAGTGTATTATGGAGTGCCGGCTTTTTCAGAAGGGTTATTTGGCATAGACTTACAAGATATTCATACAGGTGTATACGTAATCGTAACCTTCACATTGCAATTTGCTGCGATGATGTCTGAAGTAGCTAGATCAGCCATTCAATCTATTAATAAAGGGCAATATGAAGCTGCTGTTAGTGTTGGGTTAACACCATTTCAAGCTTATCGCCGTATCATCTTCCCACAAGCATTCGTAGTAGCTTTACCGAACTTTGGTAATGGATTAATTTCCATCTTACAAGAAGGTGCATTAGCTTACACAATTGGATTTGTTGATGTTGTGGGTAAAGCAAATTTAATTATTGCAAATAACTATAATACACACCAATTAGAAATATATATCGCCCTAGCAATCATTTATTGGGTATTAGCAATTGTCATCGAGAAGATCTTTGAATTACTAGAAAAAGCATTTAGTAAAGGTTCTCGATCATTAAAAGTGTCATAGGAGGTGGCTGTAATGGATACAAGTTTAATTAACGTTCCTTTTTTAATCGATACATTCTTTGTTGCGTTAAGTGGTGTACCAGTTGCTTTACTAGTAACGGTTGTTTCATTACTGATTGCCGTTCCTATTGGGTTTTTCCTAGCATTAACACGAATTAATCAAATTCCTGTTATTAATACGATAGCAAAGATTTACGTTTCCTTTGTTCGTGGAACGCCAATCATCATTCAAATTTTCGTGTTATACAGTTTTATTCCACTTATCTTGAATGGAATCTTTAAAAAGTACAATATTGAATATTCGGTATATGATATTAATCCATTGTGGTATGCATTTATCATTTTCGCGTTTAATACAGCAGCTGTTTTAGTTGAAGTTTTCCGTTCGGCATTAAGTACTGTCGATAAAGGACAGCTTGAAGCGGCACAGTCTGTTGGGTTAACAAATGCACAAGCTTATCGTCGTATCATTATTCCACAAGCTTTAGTAACTGCACTACCTAATCTATGTACTGCAACAGTAAACTTAATTAAAGCAACGTCTTTAGGTTACGCAATTTCATTATACGAGATTACGTTAAAAGCGAAAGTCGCAGCAAACGTTGGTTATAACTATGTTGAAGCGTATATTGATATTTTCATAGTTTATTTAATCCTATGTATCGTCGTAGAACAGCTATTTAAATGGTGGGAAAAACGTTTAAGTCGCTACAAATATGCTAGTGCTTAAGGAGGTAGAGACATGTTAGAAATTACAAATGTTCATAAATCGTTCGGTAAAAATGAAATTCTAAAGGGCGTCGACTTAACAATTGAAAAAGGTGACGTAGTTGTTATTTTAGGGCCAAGTGGATCAGGTAAAACAACACTTCTGCGATGCATTAACTTTTTAGAAAGAGCCGACCAAGGAACTGCAAACTTTGGTGATCTTAAAGTAGATTTAAAAGGTGCATCTAAAAAAGAAGTTCTCGATGTTCGTAAAAAAACAGCTTTTGTGTTCCAAAACTATAATTTATTTAATAATAAAACAGCATTGGAAAACGTGGCTGAAGGGTTAATCATTGGACGAAAAATGCCAAAGGAAGAAGCTTATAAAATCTCTCGAGAAGCACTAGATAAAGTAGGCTTATCAGACAAGTACGATTTTTATCCTGTTCAGCTATCTGGTGGTCAGCAACAACGTGTAGGTATTGCCCGAGCAGTAGCCTTAAACCC
Coding sequences:
- a CDS encoding amino acid ABC transporter ATP-binding protein, encoding MLEITNVHKSFGKNEILKGVDLTIEKGDVVVILGPSGSGKTTLLRCINFLERADQGTANFGDLKVDLKGASKKEVLDVRKKTAFVFQNYNLFNNKTALENVAEGLIIGRKMPKEEAYKISREALDKVGLSDKYDFYPVQLSGGQQQRVGIARAVALNPDIILFDEPTSALDPELVGEVLETMKEIAREGTTMLVVTHEMGFAKDVAKRVIFMDGGVVVEEGTPHEIFVTPKEERTKQFLRRVLPGQYDYEI
- a CDS encoding amino acid ABC transporter permease codes for the protein MEKYFDIEYIWSSLPQLLPFLKVTFLVVGLSVFFGTLIGLVLAFAKMSNSKLLRVFANGYTTVMRCTPSIVLLFLVYYGVPAFSEGLFGIDLQDIHTGVYVIVTFTLQFAAMMSEVARSAIQSINKGQYEAAVSVGLTPFQAYRRIIFPQAFVVALPNFGNGLISILQEGALAYTIGFVDVVGKANLIIANNYNTHQLEIYIALAIIYWVLAIVIEKIFELLEKAFSKGSRSLKVS
- a CDS encoding ISL3 family transposase, with the translated sequence MNFNRNIPGLKDVTIHKVEEIGERIALYVSIPKKEHQCPACKKMTSKIHDYRIQKIKHLKWFERLTILFYKRRRYVCACGKRFSEKSPFVDKYQRFTKEWNQVAGIRSVKAKTFKEAAEVLGASSSTLIRRFKKLVKEQLNEGVHLPKCIAIDEYKGDTDAGTYQLIIANAETHEPIDILPNRRKETIKDYLMKYGADVEVVVMDMNPSFKAAVRKALNRPIIIADRFHYCRYIYWALDEVRRKVQKDWHPYDRKKCKKMRHVLYKRFDKLTEKNKWYLNRYTRMSKELKEAYELKEAYCEWFDWAKTANNIAEVKNRLEAYYRKVEEANIPAFLKAIQTFKNWQVEILNSFSFGYSNGFLEGINNKSKVMKRNAYGFRSFKHFKAKILLNDLYKEIGVHLG
- a CDS encoding amino acid ABC transporter permease, with translation MDTSLINVPFLIDTFFVALSGVPVALLVTVVSLLIAVPIGFFLALTRINQIPVINTIAKIYVSFVRGTPIIIQIFVLYSFIPLILNGIFKKYNIEYSVYDINPLWYAFIIFAFNTAAVLVEVFRSALSTVDKGQLEAAQSVGLTNAQAYRRIIIPQALVTALPNLCTATVNLIKATSLGYAISLYEITLKAKVAANVGYNYVEAYIDIFIVYLILCIVVEQLFKWWEKRLSRYKYASA